Genomic window (Allostreptomyces psammosilenae):
GGCGGTGGTGGCGCAGACGTCCGCGCAGTCCATGTCCAGCCGGATGCAGGTGGCCAGGTCCGCCGGGTTGGGTTCGGCCAGGCAGGCGTCGGCGCAGACGGTACACGCCTCCGCGCACTCGTCCAGCTTCGCCAGGCACTCCACCAGCAGGTCCTGGGGCAGCGGTCCCGCTCCCCGCGGGTGGCTGGCGAGCATGGTGTTGGCGATGGGGGCGGTCATGGTGGCCTCCGGATGCTCCTGGTGCTCGTGGTCCCCCGTCCCGTGGGGCCCACGGGGC
Coding sequences:
- a CDS encoding four-helix bundle copper-binding protein, which gives rise to MTAPIANTMLASHPRGAGPLPQDLLVECLAKLDECAEACTVCADACLAEPNPADLATCIRLDMDCADVCATTARVLARNTGFNAAVSRSLLTACMQVCTSCAEECERHAPTHEHCRICAEACRRCADACTALARHVP